Sequence from the Bacillus thuringiensis genome:
ATACGATAAGTAAGTATACTGTGTTGCTAATGAAAAAGGATCTGATAGGAATATCAGATCCTTTTTACTATATATAATTATTTCACTGGTTCTTTTCCAGCTTTAAAGACCAGCGCCTTAGCAGCAGAAATTTGCATTTCTTCATAGTCTAACTAAACAGTAAAAACTTGTAGGAATTATGATCTAACGTTTTATTCTTCTCTACCGATTTAACTTCTCGACAGCTTCCGGGCTCGTATCTACACGTTTCACGAAAAAAACTAATAGGAGTGCAACAACATTCATGCCAAGCGCTACATAGAATGAATGCTGAATTCCGGATAATAAAGCCTTCTGCGTTAACATTGCCTTCGTAGCTTCTGTGAAGGTTGTTGGATCTAATTCAGACATTAGACTTTCAGCTTTTGTTTTTGTTACAGAATTCATAATCGTAACAAGAATAGCAGTACCAATCGAACCAGATACTTGTTGAGCTGTATTATTAACAGCTGTACCGTGCGGATTTAAGCGAGTTGGCAATTGATTAAGGCCATTTGTCATAAGTGGCATCATCACCATCGCCATCCCAAACATCCGCAGTGTGTAAATAAGAATAATATGTGTGTGACTAGAGTCGATTTGCAGATTTGCCAACATATAAGTTGAAACAGCTGTAATGGAAAGTCCTACTATGCCAAGAATTCGAGGGCCATATTTATCAAATAGTTTACCTGTAATTGGTGACATAACCCCCATTATTACCGCACCTGGAAGCATCATCAGCCCAGAGCTCAGCGGCGAAATACCACGAACGTTTTGTACATAAGCTGGTGTTAAAATCATACCCGAAAACATAGCCACCGCATTGACAATTGCAATTACAGACGCAAGCGCAAACATGGGGTACTTATAAACACGTAAATCCAATAATGGTTCATTCATTTTTAATTGACGGATAATGAAAGCAATTAGGGCAATAGCGCCTACGATTAAGGTTGTTACGACAACTTTATTCGTCCAGCCATCAGAGCTTGCAGAACTGAATCCATATAACAAACCCCCAAAGCCGACAGAAGATAATAGTAATGAGAGATAATCAAGTTTTGCATTTTTATTTTGCCTCATGACATTCTCTGATTTCCAAATCCCTAACAGTAAGCTAATGATTGCTAACGGTAAAATCATTTCAAAAAGCAAACGCCAGTCATAATACTCTACAATATAACCCGATAGTGTCGGTCCAATTGCTGGGGCTGTAATCATAACTAATCCAAAAATCCCCATTGCCGTTCCCCTTTTTTCTCTTGGAAAGCTTACTAGCATAATATTCATTAACAAAGGACCCATGACTGAAGAACCTGCTGCTTGAACCATCCGGCCAGTAAGTAATAAATCGAAGTTCGGTGCTACAGCCGCTAAGGCCGTACCAAGAATAAAAATCATCATAGATGTAATAAATAAGCTCCTATTGGAAAATCGGGTTATTAAAAATGCTGATGCCGGAATTAATATACCACTTACAAGCATATACCCTGTAGAAAGCCACTGAATCGTTGAATAATCTTTAATGTCTAAATCCTTCATTATTGATGGCAAGGCTACATTTAAAAGTGAGTTATTTAGAAATGAAACAAATGCCCCAATAAAAAGGATTACAAGCATTACATATGGTGGTTTTCTTTTCTGTAACGTTTCACTCATATATTTATTTGCCCCTTCATTATCAATTCCATTGATTAATTTAACTCAGTTGCATATTTGCACGAGAAAATATTACCCTTGCAGTATTTTGCCAAACTCTTCGAATGGATATTCTCTTTTTAGCAATTCTACTTACCCAACTTAAGATTTTGAATGAATATGTAAACACGTTTGTTAACCGAAATTACATTAGGCTGAAATAAACAAAAGGAGCAAATGAAAATACCCTTCGAAAATAAAGTGAAACTTTAATCAGTGGGGTTTTTGTTCATCCCCACTGATTATTAGCCCACACCAATCGGGCTTTTACGGGCAGCCCGACCCCCACCTAACTTCTTTGCTTCCGCTGAATTTTGAGGTGGGAGTCTTACTGCCCAAAAATAGCGGGATAAATCAACAAGACCACACACCCATTCCTTAAAATACAGGCTTGGAAATCTAGTTATGTAACCATCCATAAAAAGGAATATTACATAGGCTAAGTCTAACATTACATTTTTAAAGTAAGGGGAATACGCTTATGCACCAATATTGGTATGTGAATTCAAAGGGAAACGAGGAACAATATAATACCCAAAATTCAATGTCATCATTATATTCACAGCCCCAAATAACTAAAGCTAACGAAATGAGTGGTTTGAAGATTTCTGAGAATTGGAGTTGTCGCTTCTATCCAGTTGGTTGGGATTCACCAGCCAATTATACGACTTTCAATCCCGATCCCCCTCCCTTCTCTTTGGTTCAACCAATCCATTATGCAGGGATGATGCCCCAAGGACATCCTGCTAATTGGACTCCATTACCAGGCCATGCAGGTTTTAATTATCAAAAACCTCCCACCCCCTGGGCTCAACCATTCAATCATACGGGAATGTTCGCACAAGGGCATCTTGCCGCTTTACTATCGCCGCCAGCTAAAGCTTTTAAATTCAGTACCAATAACTGGGGTATTTTCGGAAACTCTCCAGGATGGGGCGGACAGATAAGTCCCATGGGATGGGGGAATAACGGAGGTTACGGTCAGCCAGGAATGCTTGGAAACTTACTTACAGTAGGAAAAGGCACTATGAATGGAATAGGAATGCTTAGCAGTCTAATGGGTATGGGGAAGTTCTTCTTTTAGTAAATTAGAACGGAAGGATAGGTTCTTAACCCCGAATTAAAAAACATTTCCTGTTCCAACAATTTAATCTTCTCAAACATCCCCCTTAACGTATTGATTGTACGCTTCCAATACTCTCCCCACTTTCATTTCCTCGTCTTTCAAATTATAAAAACATCTATTATCTTATATTTAATCACTTTATAGAGGGGTGGTAGCACCACATGCCCATCAAGCTAACCAAGTAATTTAATAGGTACGAGATGATCCTTGTTTCAAAAGTAGCAAGTGATAGAAAAGTAGGCATGCTAAAGAAGCCTATTAAAACGCGATTTTTTCGCTAGGCAGCTTGTCTATGCTTCACCGCCGTTTTATACACAATCCCTAGAATATCAAAGACGGTCATCTTCTTATACCTATGACATTTACGACCGTTTTTTTTGAGCAGCTGATAAAGGCGATGCAGAATTTTTAAAAGTTCTTCTGTGCCAACGGCTATCGCTTGAAACAGTAATGGAAAGTAATCTTTAATCATATAAATCGCTTGGTATTCACTCAGCTCCTGCTTTTTCTTTTCAAGCAGAAGCTGACGTATTTGAAACATCGTGGAAGAACAGAGGAGAATGCCGATGAGTTGTCCATATAAATGGCACTCTAGGCGTTCTCTTTTTATATTTTGACATTTATCAATTTCAAAGAATGACTTCCACGTTTTAAACAAAATTTCAATCTGCCAACGAAGTGAATATAATGAATGCACGTAGTTCGTCGGTACTTCTTCTAGCGACGTGTTCGTGATATATACGTTTATACCAATTAAACGTTTACTTTTATCCTTCATGACAATGCCTTTCTTCTTTTCACGTATCGCTTGGTTTTTCAGACGTGTTTGCGTTTGATCATCGGTTAAACGATGGATAATAACACGTGATGGAAGTTTCTGATTTTGGCCAATGTATGCCTCAGGGATTTCTATCGTTTCACCAGGGATTAGATCAGACATCATTTGTGTCATATCAAGCTGGATGTATTTTGTCTGCTTTTTTACCGTACCATTGTTGAAGTATTCGGGTTCAGGGTTCTTGGTATAAATGCGTGTATTCAGCTTCAACCGAGAAATATAGTAAGCCTCTTTATCATGAATGGTTTGTACGTCCCCTAAATCGAAGTAACCAAGATCACGTAAACACAAATCGTCTGCTTCTACGGTTTCAAGACAGATGGTACCATATGTTTTATCATTATTCTTTCCTGGCCCAAGCTGCACGTTAAGAAATTGATCACTAAGTAAATCGTATTCTAATTGGATTTTCACGCCTGCCTTATTACTACTCCCACCTGAGCCTTGATAGTCAGTAGCGAATTAATCAGGTAGTTGAAACACTGTTGCATCTAGAATACGGATAAGATTAAAAGTAGAAATTATATGTGCAGAAAGTGAGTGATTTGAACAGAGTTTTTGTGTGAGAAGGGAAGTAAACACTTCTTGAAGAAATGCGACAGCTGCTGGATTAAAGCGTTGATTCAGTCCTTCTGGGCTCATGAGTGTAGCTGTATTTGTATAAAGCTGACTACATAATCGAGTAGGAGAATCGCTTGCTACGTGTTGACTAATCCAAATACATAAAGCGGCCAAATCTCGTGCGCCATATTTACTTTTACGTTTTACGAAACCCGTCGCTGTTGAAGGATACTTGGGGATAGATATCGCTGTAATTCTTCAGCGAATAAATGAAACTCATCTTGAATCGATAGAGTCATACAAAACGCCATCCTTTCTGTATTTTTCTACAAAAAGAATAGCGTTTTTTTGATTATATGGATACAAATTTATCTTAGATTGATAGCGATATATGGTAACCCCAATTAGACCAACGATTTCTCCTTGGCTGAGTTTCGCTCCCCGACTTTTCCTATGGAAACGTAGAAAAACAAATGATTAAACAATTTATATTTTGTCTTTTTGTGGCTTTGTAAAATAGATTGATCATTTATAACAAAGTTTGATAATTAATAATAAAGATTGATGAAATTGTTAATTCAAATAAGACTTGTATTTGAATTAGGGAGCTATTTTGAATTATTCGTAATCTAAAATAATCAAATTATATTTTACAGTAACAATAAAACAAAATATTGACCACTCGGTACAAAAAAGAGTATTCTATTCATGTTATCTTTAAAATGAGAGGAGGATACGATTGAATAAACGCGGCAGACCCCGAGAGTTTGATTATTCCTCAATTGTAGATGTTGCAATGAAAACATTTTGGTTAAGAGGATATGAAGGGTGTTCTACACAAGATTTATGCAGTGATACAGGACTTGGAAAAGGAAGTTTATACAATACTTTCGGTAGTAAACATGAACTGTATAAACAAGTATTAGAACGCTACCATGAAATTGGGATTAGGGAACAAAGGAAATTGTTACATACTCCAATTCCAGTTAAAGAACGATTAAGTAATTTTTTTGAATGGGCATTGAAAGAAGACTTTGAGAATATGGATCAAAAAGGATGTTTATTGATTAATGCCAGTATAGAACGTGCTAAAAACGATTTAATGGTACAAGAAATTTTCTCGAAGCATGTTGAACTTCTTAAACAAGCTATTGAAACAGTGATGGAGGAAGGATTGCAAACAGGTGAAATTTCAAAGAAGCAATCAGCTGTGGAATTAGCTAGTCTGCTTTTAAGCAGTTATTACGGATTCCGTGTTCTTAATGTATCGATGCAAAATCGGATGTTGTCTGAACAAGTTATCAAAGGAACAATAGAGTCTATTTGTGGCGCTTAGTGCGCTCTTTTTTCGCACTATTTTTGTACCGATCATTACAATAATGAATAAGGAGTGTTTTTATGCCATCGATTATTTATTTATTAGCTTTAGCAATCTTTTGTATGACTACATCAGAATTTATGATTGCAGGTATGATGAATGAACTTGCTCTTGCATTCCAGGTTTCTGTATCATCCATTGGGTATTTAATTTCAGCTTATGCAGGAGCAATGGTAATAGGAGGCCCCATTTTAACTGCAATCCTCTTACGAATGCGCAGCAAACAAGCATTATTGTTTTTAATGTTCGCATTTTTAATTGGTCAATCGCTCGGAGCTATTGCTTGGAACTATAATATTATGATGATTTCACGTATTATAACTGGTATTGCTTCAGCTTCAGCTTTTGGAGTTGCGATTTCCTTTTCTGCAACATTGGTTCACTCTGATTCAAGGGGAAAAGCTGCATCAATTGTACTTGCAGGTTTAATGTTTGCAACTGTATTAGGTTTACCTATAACAACCGTTATTTCGCAATATTTTGGCTGGCGTATTAGTTTTGGGGCTGTTTCTGTTCTTGTGCTAGTATCAGGGATCATGATTCAATGGTTGTTACCATCATCTTCAAATAAAGAGCAATTGAATTGGAAAGACGAACTTCTGCGATTTAAGAATATTCATCTTTGGGCAGCGTACGTAACAAGTATGTTCATTATTGGTGGTACGTTTGCAGCATTTAGTTATTTCACTCCTATCTTTACAAATATCACAGGCTTTTCAAGTGCAAGTATTCCATATTTACTTGCTCTCTATGGTAGTGCGACGGTAGTTGGGAATATAGTGATTGGCAAGTTTGCTGATAAATATACAATGAAAATACTGGTGAGTGGATTGATTATATTAATAGTAGCATTGTCTTTATTTGCTTTAGGTGCAGAGAATAAATACATTGCGGTTATTTCTACGATTTTTATTGGTTTAACTGGTGTAGCATTGAATCCGGCTATGGTTGCGAGAGTAATGAAAACAGCTAGTAATGGAACAATGATAAATACCGTTCATAGTTCTTTTATTACGCTGGGTATTGTTATTGGTTCCTCACTAGGTGGTCTTGGAATCAGTAAAGGATATGGTTTTGTATCTCCGCTATGGATTGGAGCTTGTTTAGCTATCCTTGGGGTAATTTCATTATTTCCATATTTACATAAAGGAAAGGCAGATTAAGATGTTTAAAATTTCTTTATATAGGGTCACCATACATGCCCATCAACTTAAGAAATTGGTAGTTCCCCAAAACGAAGAAATTTTCGTTCTGGGGGTATTATAAAATTTAGCTTGATGGCGATGTGGTAGCACCAACAAAATGCAAAAACCGGTTCCTGTACAAAAGAACCGGTTTTTTTAATATTTATTTATTGGAAAAGTAGTCAAATCTTTTTTCATTATTTGACACTTTGAACACGACCAATTTGTCCATCTTGTAAGCGAACTTTAATTCCGTACGTGTGTGTTTCACTATGTGTCAAAATGTCTTTCACAACACCACTTACAGTTTTGCTATAGTCATTATCCAATTGAATAACTACCTGTGAACCAACTGAAATTTGTGATCTTGTTGGTTTCCCACCTGTTGCTTGTGTTGGTTTTTCTTGTTTTTGTGTTCTCTCCTGTTGTGTAGACTGCTGTTGCTGAGTCTTTTGCTCTTGTTGTTTACGTTTTTCTTCCTCTACTCTTTGCTGTTCTTCTTGTTTACGTTTTTCTTCCTCTACTCTTTGTTGTTCTTCTTGTTTACGTTTTTCTTCCTCTACTCTTTGTTGTTCTTCTTGTTTACGTTTTTCTTCCTCTGCTCTTTGTTTCTCTTCTTGTTTACGTTTTTCTTCCTCTGCTCTTTGTTTCTCTTCTTGTTTACGTTTTTCTTCTTCTGCTCTTTGCTGTTCTTCTTGTTTACGCTTTTCTTCTTCTACTCTTTGCTGTTCTTCTTGCTTACGTTTTTCTTCCTCTACTACTTTTTTATCTTCATCTATTTTTTTCTCCTCTTGTGCTACTTTTAATTTTTCTTCATCACCTTTACAAGCACTTAAAGCCATTACACACAAGCTCATAAGTACAAATAATAACAGTTTCTTTAACATTAAAAAATCCTCCTATATATACATTACAAATTAATAACTTTCATAGCATAACAAATATTTATGTATTTCTTTGTCAAAATTTGTCGTATATATTTAATTTCCACTAAAACACTTGCGCTACAATGTTGAACTTCCAATTAGTAACGCTTTATATGAGATTTTATTTAATAGTAAAGATGAAAAAAATACATTAGAAAAACTTTTTTAAGACCTGTTAAATTTGAATTTAAAGGATACTTCAGCCAATTCCTGCTGTTGTAAAATAAGTAACATATAATCAATTAAAACAATGTAACACCCCACATTTGCAACAAAAACAGCAAGAAAAGGCATTCCAAATATGGAACGCCCTCTTACACTGTATAAAACTTTACAGCAATCGAAATATTCTACTTAACAAAATCACACATTTAACGAAAGAAATGAGTTAAATGCATAACGCTCTTCTAACTTTCCTTGCGAAGCTTAGTGGATCATCAACGTCTTCAATATTAACGTAAATCAAATTTGGATCATCACATAACCACTCATTGTGTATAGACGAAACAATTATTCCTTGTTTAATAATTGTAGCAACAAATCCAGTGACTTCCTTTTGTAAGAGCGCTACCCGGCCTAGACATAATGCCTGTCCAGTTTTATGATCTCTTGATTCGAATGAAAAGGAAGTTGTTACTCTAAAACGTTTTCCTAAGATTGTTGCCTTTATTTCATCCCGATTTATTGTTGCTACACATTTCCCACCGGCGAACCCTTCTTGGCCACCGATAATTCTTGCAAACTTTTGACAAATTAATTCATCATTACACGCCATACCTTTCATCATCCCCCCTTTTACTATTAGGTTATGAATGAATACATAGGTTTGAAACGGTAATGAATCTATTCGATTTAAAAAAAGATTATCAGAACCTAACGAAGTCTATTATATGGTACGACATTTTTAGAAAGCATAAAAAATACACCCTAAGGTGCCATCCTGCGACTTGAGAATCCTATCTATGTATGGAAAAATTTCAAAAAAGACAAATACAAAAGAGAAGCTTCTAACTGTAATGTATGGAGCTCTTATGGCATTAAGAATCTCCGTTAT
This genomic interval carries:
- a CDS encoding DUF1259 domain-containing protein, with protein sequence MMKGMACNDELICQKFARIIGGQEGFAGGKCVATINRDEIKATILGKRFRVTTSFSFESRDHKTGQALCLGRVALLQKEVTGFVATIIKQGIIVSSIHNEWLCDDPNLIYVNIEDVDDPLSFARKVRRALCI
- a CDS encoding DHA2 family efflux MFS transporter permease subunit encodes the protein MSETLQKRKPPYVMLVILFIGAFVSFLNNSLLNVALPSIMKDLDIKDYSTIQWLSTGYMLVSGILIPASAFLITRFSNRSLFITSMMIFILGTALAAVAPNFDLLLTGRMVQAAGSSVMGPLLMNIMLVSFPREKRGTAMGIFGLVMITAPAIGPTLSGYIVEYYDWRLLFEMILPLAIISLLLGIWKSENVMRQNKNAKLDYLSLLLSSVGFGGLLYGFSSASSDGWTNKVVVTTLIVGAIALIAFIIRQLKMNEPLLDLRVYKYPMFALASVIAIVNAVAMFSGMILTPAYVQNVRGISPLSSGLMMLPGAVIMGVMSPITGKLFDKYGPRILGIVGLSITAVSTYMLANLQIDSSHTHIILIYTLRMFGMAMVMMPLMTNGLNQLPTRLNPHGTAVNNTAQQVSGSIGTAILVTIMNSVTKTKAESLMSELDPTTFTEATKAMLTQKALLSGIQHSFYVALGMNVVALLLVFFVKRVDTSPEAVEKLNR
- a CDS encoding YwbE family protein, which produces MLKKLLLFVLMSLCVMALSACKGDEEKLKVAQEEKKIDEDKKVVEEEKRKQEEQQRVEEEKRKQEEQQRAEEEKRKQEEKQRAEEEKRKQEEKQRAEEEKRKQEEQQRVEEEKRKQEEQQRVEEEKRKQEEQQRVEEEKRKQQEQKTQQQQSTQQERTQKQEKPTQATGGKPTRSQISVGSQVVIQLDNDYSKTVSGVVKDILTHSETHTYGIKVRLQDGQIGRVQSVK
- a CDS encoding MFS transporter, which codes for MPSIIYLLALAIFCMTTSEFMIAGMMNELALAFQVSVSSIGYLISAYAGAMVIGGPILTAILLRMRSKQALLFLMFAFLIGQSLGAIAWNYNIMMISRIITGIASASAFGVAISFSATLVHSDSRGKAASIVLAGLMFATVLGLPITTVISQYFGWRISFGAVSVLVLVSGIMIQWLLPSSSNKEQLNWKDELLRFKNIHLWAAYVTSMFIIGGTFAAFSYFTPIFTNITGFSSASIPYLLALYGSATVVGNIVIGKFADKYTMKILVSGLIILIVALSLFALGAENKYIAVISTIFIGLTGVALNPAMVARVMKTASNGTMINTVHSSFITLGIVIGSSLGGLGISKGYGFVSPLWIGACLAILGVISLFPYLHKGKAD
- a CDS encoding TetR/AcrR family transcriptional regulator; translated protein: MNKRGRPREFDYSSIVDVAMKTFWLRGYEGCSTQDLCSDTGLGKGSLYNTFGSKHELYKQVLERYHEIGIREQRKLLHTPIPVKERLSNFFEWALKEDFENMDQKGCLLINASIERAKNDLMVQEIFSKHVELLKQAIETVMEEGLQTGEISKKQSAVELASLLLSSYYGFRVLNVSMQNRMLSEQVIKGTIESICGA